One genomic segment of Caldimonas brevitalea includes these proteins:
- a CDS encoding glucose 1-dehydrogenase, with amino-acid sequence MQTPVVLTGRVAMVTGAGGGIGREIARALAAAGATVVGLDLSEAALQASAASLREQGLALSTLQADVGDTASVAAAVARIVAEHGRLDIAVNNAGIEEEHTKLADVDEVLFDRILRVNVKGVWLCMKHQIQAMLKQGGGSIVNIASVAGLVGAPLQSVYAGSKHAVVGMTKSAAAEYARRGIRINSVCPGITRTAMLERALERAPQRAPAIERAQPMGRVGEPGEIAAAVLWLASDAASFVTGHQLAVDGGLTAV; translated from the coding sequence ATGCAGACGCCCGTTGTCCTCACCGGTCGGGTCGCCATGGTCACCGGGGCCGGCGGCGGTATCGGACGCGAAATCGCCCGCGCCTTGGCGGCCGCTGGCGCCACCGTCGTGGGGCTCGACCTTTCCGAAGCCGCTTTGCAAGCCAGCGCCGCGTCGCTGCGCGAGCAGGGCCTGGCGCTGTCGACCCTGCAGGCCGACGTCGGCGACACCGCCTCGGTGGCGGCGGCGGTGGCCCGCATCGTGGCCGAACACGGCCGCCTCGACATCGCGGTGAACAACGCCGGCATCGAAGAAGAGCACACCAAACTGGCCGACGTCGACGAGGTGCTGTTCGACCGCATCCTGCGCGTCAACGTCAAAGGCGTTTGGCTCTGCATGAAACACCAGATCCAAGCGATGTTGAAGCAAGGCGGTGGCTCGATCGTCAACATCGCCTCGGTCGCCGGGCTGGTCGGTGCGCCGCTGCAAAGCGTCTATGCCGGCAGCAAGCATGCGGTGGTGGGCATGACCAAGAGCGCTGCGGCCGAATATGCGCGGCGCGGCATCCGCATCAACAGCGTGTGCCCCGGCATCACCCGCACCGCGATGCTGGAGCGGGCGCTCGAACGCGCGCCCCAGCGCGCGCCGGCGATCGAACGCGCGCAACCCATGGGCCGTGTCGGTGAACCGGGTGAAATCGCCGCGGCGGTGCTGTGGCTGGCCTCGGATGCGGCCAGCTTCGTGACCGGCCACCAGCTCGCGGTGGACGGCGGCCTGACAGCGGTGTGA
- a CDS encoding FRG domain-containing protein: protein MDVLTARDWPQFIALADELDGWAFRGQQVASWPLLSSLSRRLAQFCPDAAGWPERERRAMRIFRRKAHIYLEDRAALDEDLRCLAMMQHHGAPTRLLDFTKSPFVAAFFALERAVGDAAVYALNTPALWQATPRFDATLTRDRIDPRHPGHFERYFIDNQHPLLWFGEPSRMDRRLVAQSGLFVVPGQLQQPLAEILDHYASDAPLLKKIVLPAALRDQAMHALYRMNVTHATLFPDLDGLARSIAYELEVVWPGPPAHRAEAGAGEDGLSAA, encoded by the coding sequence ATGGACGTGCTCACCGCCCGAGACTGGCCCCAGTTCATCGCCTTGGCCGATGAACTCGACGGCTGGGCGTTCCGCGGCCAACAGGTCGCGTCCTGGCCCTTGCTCAGCTCGCTGTCGCGCCGGCTGGCGCAGTTCTGCCCCGACGCGGCCGGCTGGCCGGAGCGGGAACGGCGGGCGATGCGCATCTTCCGTCGCAAGGCGCACATCTACCTGGAAGACCGCGCCGCACTCGACGAAGACCTGCGCTGCCTGGCGATGATGCAGCACCATGGCGCGCCGACCCGCTTGCTCGACTTCACCAAGTCGCCCTTCGTCGCGGCCTTCTTCGCGCTCGAACGTGCGGTGGGCGATGCAGCCGTCTACGCGTTGAACACGCCGGCCTTGTGGCAGGCCACGCCGCGCTTCGACGCCACGTTGACGCGCGACCGCATCGACCCGCGCCACCCGGGCCACTTCGAACGCTATTTCATCGACAACCAGCACCCGCTGCTGTGGTTCGGCGAGCCCTCGCGGATGGACCGGCGGCTGGTGGCCCAATCGGGCTTGTTCGTGGTGCCGGGGCAGTTGCAGCAGCCGCTGGCCGAGATCCTGGACCACTATGCGTCGGACGCGCCGCTGCTGAAGAAGATCGTCTTGCCGGCCGCCTTGCGCGACCAGGCCATGCATGCGCTGTACCGCATGAACGTCACCCACGCCACGCTGTTCCCCGACCTCGACGGGCTGGCCCGCTCGATCGCCTACGAGCTGGAGGTGGTGTGGCCGGGCCCGCCGGCACACCGCGCCGAGGCGGGGGCCGGCGAGGACGGGCTCAGCGCGGCTTGA
- a CDS encoding glycerophosphodiester phosphodiesterase, with protein MSSRIRLLTACAAAALAGLLTTSGVLAEPNPPAALRGERAPLVIAHRGASGYLPEHTLAAYWLAIEQGADYIEPDLVSTKDGVLVARHENAIAILDADGSLKEATTDVAERPEFASRKTTKTIDGNAVTGWFTEDFTLAELKTLRARERLPQLRPANSRFDRMFEVPTLDEVLDLVRQANERRRDEARHHGRPSSWRPIGVYPETKHPSYFQGIRLPLEERLVRTLHRHGYVGRHAPVFIQSFETQNLRKLRRLTRLPLVQLLNGSGRPWDFVQSGDPRSYADLARPAGLAEIATYADGIGANTQLMIPLVAGRLGSPTTLVSDAHAAGLIVHGWTFRAENAFLPDEFDAGIDPAALGNMAGQVKAFLQLGLDGFFTDHPHEGVKARDAFKPR; from the coding sequence ATGTCGTCCCGTATCCGTTTGCTCACCGCTTGTGCCGCCGCCGCCCTGGCTGGCCTGTTGACCACTTCCGGCGTGCTGGCCGAGCCCAACCCGCCCGCCGCGCTGCGTGGCGAACGGGCGCCGTTGGTGATCGCTCACCGCGGCGCCAGCGGTTATCTGCCCGAGCACACGCTGGCCGCCTATTGGCTCGCGATCGAGCAGGGCGCCGACTACATCGAGCCCGACCTGGTCAGCACCAAGGACGGCGTGCTGGTCGCCCGCCACGAGAATGCCATCGCCATCCTCGATGCCGACGGCAGCCTCAAGGAGGCCACCACCGATGTCGCCGAGCGGCCCGAGTTCGCGTCGCGCAAGACCACCAAGACCATCGACGGCAATGCCGTCACCGGTTGGTTCACCGAAGACTTCACGCTGGCCGAGCTGAAGACGCTGCGTGCCCGGGAACGGCTGCCGCAGCTGCGGCCGGCCAACAGCCGTTTCGACCGGATGTTCGAGGTGCCCACGCTCGACGAGGTGCTGGACCTGGTGCGGCAGGCCAACGAGCGCCGCCGCGACGAGGCACGGCACCACGGCCGGCCCTCGAGCTGGCGGCCGATCGGTGTGTACCCCGAGACCAAACACCCGAGCTATTTCCAGGGCATCCGGCTGCCGCTCGAAGAACGGTTGGTGCGCACGCTGCACCGCCATGGTTATGTCGGGCGCCACGCGCCGGTGTTCATCCAGTCGTTCGAGACGCAGAACCTGCGCAAGCTGCGCCGCCTGACCCGGTTGCCGCTGGTGCAACTGCTCAACGGCTCCGGCCGTCCTTGGGACTTCGTGCAGAGCGGCGACCCGCGTAGCTATGCCGACCTCGCGCGCCCCGCCGGGCTGGCCGAGATCGCCACCTATGCCGACGGCATCGGCGCCAACACCCAGCTGATGATCCCGCTGGTCGCCGGCCGCCTCGGCAGCCCCACCACGCTGGTGTCCGACGCACATGCCGCCGGGCTGATCGTGCATGGCTGGACGTTCCGGGCCGAAAACGCCTTTCTGCCCGACGAGTTCGACGCCGGCATCGACCCCGCCGCGCTCGGCAACATGGCCGGGCAGGTCAAGGCCTTTCTGCAACTCGGGCTGGACGGCTTCTTCACCGACCATCCCCACGAGGGCGTGAAGGCACGCGACGCGTTCAAGCCGCGCTGA
- a CDS encoding ExeM/NucH family extracellular endonuclease, whose amino-acid sequence MLEVRPMAAALALACLALPAARADVVISQVYGGGGNAGATLTHDFVELFNSGTAPASLRGWSLQYASSTGTQWGNSVALPDVSLQPGQYFLVQLAQGSGGTQALPAPDLEAGLALSASAGKLALVRNTTALSGACPNGGASVADFVGFGSADCAEGRATAALSSTTAALRGADGCTDAGDNSADFSVAVPTPRNTRAPVKTCGSAVNQPIAVNCPALSVRTGAGGSVSVSASDPDSIVNAIRLESGARAGIALVDVSPATGDGGTAGAVLEVARSVPAGAYAVQLRFGNNEAQTASCTVNVQIGRSAVTPIPQIQGTGDASPLLGQRVTTAGVVTAVFPGLKGFYLQDERGDGDGRSSDGVFVYVPAGASVSPGQRVQLSAEVDEFHTVTQLKNVTDLTVLGRGRTPVPTPVQLPEKVDGELEQHEGMLVSLAVPMTVSQNYFLGRYGQLTLSAQGRLEKATNRFRPGSAAARRVDEANARRRLLLDDGSAAQNPTPMPYLGRDQTVRAGDRLHRLTGVIDHGPATADAAGPRDYKLHPTQPPVIERVNDRTAAPPAVGGKLRVASFNVLNYFVTVDQPGAACLPSGTRSDCRGADSALEFTRQRDKILAALTALDADVVGLIEMQRDQGAALQDLVDGLNARLGAGTYAVVPDPAEGVGTDAIRVAMIYKPVKVSRVGAALSDPHPVHNRPPLAQAFVTPQGQTFSVVVNHFKSKGCGGASGPDADAGDGQGCFNARRVGQAQQLLRFIDSVKAQARDEDVLVLGDLNAYGREDPIETLRQGGLVDQIARFNSLGYSYVFDGEAGYLDHALATASLSAQVSRAVEWHINADEPVVIDYNTEFKPQDLYAPTPYRSSDHDPVLLGLELGGR is encoded by the coding sequence ATGCTCGAAGTCCGGCCGATGGCGGCCGCCCTCGCCCTCGCCTGCCTGGCCTTGCCAGCGGCACGCGCCGACGTGGTGATCAGCCAGGTCTACGGTGGTGGCGGCAATGCCGGCGCCACCCTCACCCACGATTTCGTCGAACTCTTCAACAGCGGCACCGCGCCGGCCTCGCTGCGCGGATGGTCGCTGCAGTACGCCTCGAGCACGGGCACCCAGTGGGGCAACAGCGTGGCCTTGCCGGACGTCAGCCTGCAGCCCGGGCAGTATTTCCTGGTGCAGCTGGCCCAGGGCAGCGGCGGCACACAGGCCTTGCCGGCGCCCGACCTCGAAGCCGGCCTCGCGCTGTCGGCCAGCGCCGGCAAGCTGGCGCTGGTGCGCAACACCACCGCGTTGAGTGGCGCCTGCCCGAACGGCGGCGCGAGCGTCGCCGACTTCGTCGGCTTCGGTAGCGCCGATTGCGCCGAAGGCCGCGCGACCGCCGCCTTGAGCAGCACCACCGCGGCGTTGCGCGGTGCCGACGGGTGCACCGACGCCGGCGACAACAGCGCGGACTTCAGCGTCGCGGTGCCCACGCCGCGCAACACCCGCGCTCCGGTCAAGACCTGCGGCAGCGCGGTCAACCAGCCCATCGCCGTGAACTGCCCCGCCCTCAGCGTGCGCACCGGCGCGGGCGGCTCGGTGTCGGTGTCGGCCTCCGACCCCGACAGCATCGTCAACGCCATCCGCCTCGAATCGGGCGCCCGTGCCGGCATCGCGCTGGTCGACGTGAGCCCGGCAACCGGCGACGGCGGCACCGCCGGCGCCGTGCTGGAGGTCGCGCGCAGCGTGCCGGCCGGCGCCTACGCGGTGCAGCTGCGGTTCGGCAACAACGAAGCCCAGACGGCCTCCTGCACCGTCAACGTGCAGATCGGCCGCTCGGCCGTGACGCCCATTCCGCAGATCCAGGGCACCGGCGACGCCAGCCCGCTGCTCGGGCAGCGCGTCACGACCGCGGGTGTCGTGACCGCCGTGTTCCCCGGCCTGAAGGGGTTTTACCTGCAGGACGAACGGGGTGACGGCGACGGACGCAGCTCCGACGGCGTGTTCGTCTACGTGCCCGCCGGCGCCAGCGTCTCGCCCGGTCAGCGGGTGCAGCTGAGTGCCGAGGTCGACGAGTTCCACACCGTCACCCAGCTCAAGAACGTGACCGACCTGACCGTGCTGGGCCGCGGCCGCACGCCAGTGCCGACCCCGGTGCAACTGCCGGAAAAGGTCGACGGCGAGCTGGAACAACATGAAGGCATGTTGGTCAGTCTGGCGGTGCCGATGACCGTGTCGCAGAACTACTTTCTCGGCCGCTATGGTCAGCTGACCCTGTCGGCCCAGGGCCGCCTCGAGAAGGCCACCAACCGCTTCCGGCCCGGCTCCGCGGCCGCGCGCCGCGTCGACGAGGCGAACGCACGGCGGCGCTTGCTGCTCGACGACGGCAGCGCGGCCCAGAACCCGACGCCGATGCCCTATCTGGGACGCGACCAGACCGTGCGCGCCGGCGACCGGCTGCACCGTCTGACCGGTGTGATCGACCACGGCCCGGCGACCGCCGATGCAGCCGGTCCGCGCGACTACAAGCTGCACCCGACGCAGCCGCCGGTGATCGAACGTGTCAACGACCGCACTGCCGCGCCGCCCGCGGTGGGCGGCAAGCTGAGGGTGGCCAGCTTCAACGTGCTCAACTACTTCGTGACCGTCGATCAGCCCGGCGCCGCCTGTTTGCCGAGCGGCACCCGCAGCGATTGCCGCGGCGCCGACAGCGCGCTGGAGTTCACCCGCCAGCGCGACAAAATCCTCGCCGCGCTGACCGCCCTCGACGCCGACGTGGTGGGCTTGATCGAGATGCAGCGCGACCAGGGCGCCGCGCTGCAAGACCTGGTCGACGGGCTGAACGCGCGCCTGGGCGCCGGCACCTATGCCGTGGTCCCCGACCCGGCCGAAGGTGTCGGCACCGATGCGATCCGCGTCGCGATGATCTACAAGCCGGTCAAGGTCTCGCGCGTGGGTGCAGCGCTGTCGGACCCGCACCCGGTGCACAACCGCCCGCCGCTGGCGCAGGCGTTCGTCACGCCGCAGGGCCAGACCTTCTCGGTGGTCGTCAACCATTTCAAGTCCAAGGGTTGCGGGGGCGCCAGCGGGCCCGACGCCGATGCCGGCGACGGCCAGGGCTGCTTCAACGCACGGCGTGTCGGGCAGGCGCAGCAACTGCTGCGCTTCATCGACAGCGTGAAGGCACAGGCACGCGACGAGGACGTGCTGGTGCTGGGCGACCTGAACGCCTACGGCCGCGAAGACCCGATCGAAACGCTGCGCCAGGGCGGCCTGGTCGACCAGATTGCCCGCTTCAACAGCCTGGGCTATTCCTATGTCTTCGACGGTGAGGCCGGCTATCTCGACCATGCCCTCGCGACGGCCTCGCTGTCGGCGCAGGTGAGCCGTGCGGTGGAGTGGCACATCAATGCCGACGAGCCGGTGGTGATCGACTACAACACCGAGTTCAAGCCGCAAGACCTGTACGCGCCGACGCCGTACCGCTCGTCGGACCACGACCCGGTGCTGTTGGGCCTGGAACTGGGCGGTCGCTGA
- a CDS encoding Na/Pi cotransporter family protein, translating to MRMSSTPTRAVVSSPRTLFVQALVLLSSPVALAAPGGNGDTEVDWLGMGATFAAGLAVFLWSVRALAMCLRDVASERVKAVLHKSAGNRLKGLLSGTAVTVVLDSSSATIILLIALVDARLIGFGASLPVILGSNIGTTFSSQVFAVNNDLYAPALLLAGLLTLVLARADKAKRWGEVVFLIGLILFALGTLGDAMAPLADHDGVKAWLLSFAHPATGILAGAAGTVAIQSSSAMMAIVIALASQQLIGLDAGLALMLGAEIGTCADTLVAAIGRSAAALRAAAFHVGFNIVTAALGVALLAPLTQLARWSSSDVAHQIANAHVAFNVIGALLFIGFTGTAARWLERWVPERRAPAERLRPAADV from the coding sequence ATGAGGATGAGCTCGACACCCACACGGGCCGTTGTTTCCAGCCCCCGCACGCTGTTCGTGCAGGCCCTCGTCTTGCTCTCGAGCCCCGTGGCCCTGGCCGCGCCGGGGGGCAACGGCGACACCGAGGTCGACTGGCTGGGCATGGGCGCCACCTTCGCCGCCGGCCTCGCGGTGTTTCTGTGGAGCGTGCGTGCCCTGGCGATGTGCTTGCGGGACGTCGCGAGCGAGCGCGTCAAGGCGGTGTTGCACAAGAGCGCCGGCAACCGGCTGAAAGGCTTGCTGTCGGGCACTGCGGTGACCGTCGTGCTCGATTCGTCGTCCGCCACCATCATCTTGTTGATCGCTTTGGTCGATGCGCGCTTGATCGGTTTTGGCGCCAGCCTGCCGGTGATCCTCGGCAGCAACATCGGCACCACGTTCTCGAGTCAGGTGTTCGCCGTCAACAACGACCTCTACGCGCCCGCGCTGCTGCTCGCCGGCCTGCTGACGCTGGTGCTGGCCCGCGCCGACAAGGCCAAACGCTGGGGCGAAGTGGTGTTTTTGATCGGCCTGATCCTGTTCGCGCTCGGCACCCTGGGCGACGCGATGGCACCGCTCGCCGACCATGACGGCGTGAAGGCCTGGCTGCTCAGCTTCGCCCATCCGGCCACCGGCATCCTGGCCGGTGCCGCCGGCACCGTGGCGATCCAATCGTCGTCGGCCATGATGGCCATCGTGATTGCGTTGGCCAGCCAACAGCTGATCGGCCTGGACGCCGGGCTGGCCTTGATGTTGGGCGCCGAAATCGGGACCTGCGCCGACACCCTGGTCGCGGCCATCGGGCGCTCGGCCGCGGCCTTGCGCGCGGCGGCGTTCCACGTCGGCTTCAACATCGTCACCGCGGCGCTCGGGGTGGCCTTGCTGGCACCCTTGACGCAGCTGGCGCGCTGGTCGTCCAGCGACGTGGCGCACCAGATCGCCAACGCGCACGTCGCGTTCAACGTGATCGGCGCGCTGTTGTTCATCGGCTTTACCGGCACGGCCGCGCGCTGGTTGGAACGATGGGTCCCCGAGCGCCGGGCGCCTGCGGAGCGCTTGCGGCCGGCCGCCGACGTTTAG
- a CDS encoding CYTH and CHAD domain-containing protein, whose product MDELELKFEVPAERRDRVIAAVRRGEAPRVRLQATYYDTPDARLARQGLALRLRKEGRVWKQTLKGTGDHALHRLEHEVDLPTPPRAGIPDIDIARHDGTPAGERLRLALQTAPDEPPVALQPLYTTDVWRETRLLRVPGGTLVELAFDEGRIVASDREVPIRELELELKKGSPAALIKLARRWALQHGLWLSTISKAQRGEQLARGEAHGPAVKAHPPRERAPRSRVAELRAVIGACLEQILPNASEVAAGGASDEHVHQLRVGIRRLRTALRELGGLSPQVNPAWEGPLVQAFRNLGAVRDRETVLQAVRPQLQAAGAPAIELPPPTEALPEPTQVVRASEFQQVLLELIEFSLGEDAPDAQVEPPKATRQDAADRIKKLHRDVVRDGRRFERLDVPSQHRVRKRLKRLRYLAEFVAPLFGEKAVENYLSQLRPAQDALGLHNDDAVALEKYHEAAPQDPRLWFAVGWLTARREVTARQCRKALAKLDDAPRFWKK is encoded by the coding sequence ATGGATGAACTCGAACTGAAATTCGAGGTGCCGGCCGAGCGCCGGGACCGGGTGATCGCGGCGGTGCGCCGGGGCGAAGCCCCCCGCGTGCGCCTGCAGGCCACCTACTACGACACGCCGGACGCCCGGCTCGCCCGCCAGGGCCTGGCCCTGCGCCTGCGCAAGGAAGGCCGGGTCTGGAAACAAACCTTGAAAGGCACGGGCGACCACGCGCTGCACCGCCTGGAACACGAGGTGGACCTGCCGACACCGCCGCGCGCCGGCATCCCCGACATCGATATCGCACGCCATGACGGCACCCCGGCCGGAGAGCGGCTGCGGCTGGCGCTGCAAACGGCGCCCGACGAACCGCCGGTGGCCCTGCAACCGCTCTACACCACTGACGTGTGGCGCGAGACGCGGTTGTTGCGGGTGCCCGGCGGCACGCTGGTCGAGCTGGCCTTCGACGAAGGCCGCATCGTCGCCTCCGACCGCGAAGTGCCGATCCGCGAGCTGGAACTGGAGCTGAAGAAGGGCAGCCCGGCGGCGCTGATCAAGCTGGCGCGGCGCTGGGCGCTGCAGCACGGCCTGTGGCTCAGCACCATCAGCAAGGCGCAGCGCGGCGAGCAGCTGGCGCGGGGGGAGGCGCACGGCCCGGCGGTGAAAGCCCATCCGCCGCGCGAGCGGGCGCCGCGTTCACGTGTCGCCGAACTGCGCGCCGTGATCGGCGCCTGCCTCGAGCAGATCCTGCCGAATGCGAGCGAGGTGGCAGCGGGTGGCGCGTCCGACGAGCATGTGCACCAGTTGCGCGTCGGCATCCGTCGGCTGCGCACCGCGCTGCGCGAACTCGGCGGCTTGTCGCCGCAGGTCAACCCCGCCTGGGAAGGCCCGTTGGTGCAGGCCTTCCGCAACCTCGGCGCGGTGCGCGACCGCGAGACGGTGCTGCAGGCGGTGCGGCCGCAACTGCAGGCTGCCGGCGCCCCGGCGATCGAGCTGCCGCCCCCGACCGAGGCCCTGCCCGAGCCGACGCAGGTGGTGCGGGCCAGCGAATTCCAGCAGGTGCTGCTCGAACTGATCGAATTCAGCCTGGGTGAAGACGCGCCGGACGCGCAGGTCGAGCCGCCCAAGGCAACCCGGCAGGACGCGGCCGATCGCATCAAAAAGCTGCACCGCGACGTGGTACGCGACGGCCGGCGCTTCGAGCGCCTGGACGTGCCGAGCCAGCACCGGGTGCGCAAGCGTTTGAAGCGCTTGCGCTACCTGGCCGAATTCGTGGCGCCGTTGTTCGGCGAGAAGGCGGTCGAAAACTATCTGTCGCAGCTGCGCCCGGCGCAGGACGCGCTGGGCCTGCACAACGACGACGCGGTGGCGCTCGAGAAATACCACGAGGCGGCGCCGCAGGACCCGCGCTTGTGGTTTGCGGTGGGCTGGCTCACCGCACGCCGGGAGGTGACGGCCCGGCAATGCCGCAAGGCGCTCGCCAAACTGGACGACGCGCCGCGCTTCTGGAAGAAGTGA
- a CDS encoding AzlC family ABC transporter permease → MSLPAPKTDAPPAAGLSTLSLSVPVAMGYVPLGAVFGYLLVQAGAVWWMAPLTSLLVFAGAAQFMAIPMLAAGAPLGSIVLATLIVNLRHVFYGLSLLDKLPQRKLARWYLIWALTDENYSVITTLPAGTSSTRMVAVAMLNHGWWVLGTLLGAAIGLQAPTALTGIDFSLAALFAVLTAEQWRATRRPAPILLALASYGVARWVAPSQALAVAIGLCVVLSAILSRSSSSNNNKSMEAST, encoded by the coding sequence ATGTCCCTCCCCGCTCCCAAAACAGACGCCCCTCCCGCAGCCGGGCTGTCGACGCTCTCGCTGTCGGTTCCCGTCGCGATGGGCTACGTTCCGCTCGGCGCCGTGTTCGGCTACCTGCTGGTGCAGGCCGGCGCCGTCTGGTGGATGGCGCCCCTGACCAGCCTGCTGGTGTTTGCCGGTGCAGCACAGTTCATGGCCATCCCGATGCTGGCCGCCGGCGCCCCGCTCGGCTCCATCGTGCTGGCCACGCTGATCGTGAACCTGCGGCATGTGTTCTACGGCCTGTCGCTGCTTGACAAGCTGCCGCAGCGCAAGCTGGCGCGCTGGTACCTGATCTGGGCGCTCACTGACGAGAACTACTCGGTCATCACCACGCTGCCGGCCGGCACCTCGTCGACCCGCATGGTCGCGGTGGCGATGCTCAACCACGGCTGGTGGGTGCTGGGCACCTTGCTGGGCGCAGCCATCGGCCTGCAAGCACCGACCGCGCTGACCGGCATCGATTTCAGCCTGGCCGCGCTGTTTGCCGTGCTCACGGCCGAACAGTGGCGCGCGACCCGCAGGCCCGCGCCCATCCTGCTGGCACTCGCGTCCTATGGTGTCGCACGGTGGGTCGCCCCGTCGCAGGCACTGGCCGTGGCGATCGGCCTTTGTGTCGTGCTCTCGGCCATCCTGTCCCGCAGCAGCAGCAGCAACAACAACAAGTCCATGGAGGCCAGCACATGA
- a CDS encoding branched-chain amino acid transporter permease, with translation MIDSEYAALAVCGMAGVTVLLRAVPFIGANLLKRFPLVERLGRFLPPAIMSLLLVHTLHGSASANPAGPWPELIAASAVIVLQLWLRQALASILFGTALYVVLRNVPVFG, from the coding sequence ATGATCGACAGCGAATACGCCGCCCTGGCGGTGTGCGGGATGGCCGGCGTGACCGTGCTGTTGCGCGCGGTGCCGTTCATCGGCGCGAACTTGCTCAAGCGGTTTCCGCTGGTCGAGCGCCTGGGCCGCTTCCTTCCGCCCGCCATCATGTCGCTGCTCCTGGTGCACACGCTCCATGGCAGCGCCAGTGCCAATCCGGCCGGCCCCTGGCCCGAACTGATCGCCGCGTCCGCCGTGATCGTGCTGCAGCTGTGGCTGCGCCAGGCACTCGCCAGCATCCTCTTCGGCACCGCCTTGTACGTGGTGCTCAGAAACGTTCCGGTGTTCGGCTGA